The following proteins come from a genomic window of Pleuronectes platessa chromosome 2, fPlePla1.1, whole genome shotgun sequence:
- the si:dkey-28n18.9 gene encoding sorting nexin-32, whose translation MMEEVQEGASAPSVHGHNIKVTEVVIDGDTLTFLIVSQKLSGTGEYHVYRIYEDLEWLQHHLFSQEDVPGIQGVIFPPIPAKPQVNASAKVMKQLGFLGLGEWQPYCKALESFLRQVASHSVLKKSKAVEIFLTSADPPGRQRVRKNIFNRLSQAVGEMRKEGHKDVDEFFQAARDQNLIITGCTKSATERFLDVVLTEQKIAVACGHFSAALHLCVEAGEDPDKQAFSSICVKLSEVFESIKKNMMSTAENNVSTLGLGLDLESRYQEAEKEMLFRRTCKLAELETARRNAEKAKPVKKAAMEEVKKAAETEFNHICGVAKQEIARYEAARVQMLQQALVQWCEKQLLTARESADQFDQCLQGFRGMA comes from the exons ATGATG GAAGAGGTGCAAGAAGGGGCTTCTGCTCCTAGTGTCCATGGTCATAACATCAAGGTGACAGAGGTGGTGATAGACGGGGACACACTCACCTTTCTGATAGTTTCTCAAAAG CTCTCTGGGACGGGGGAGTACCATGTGTACAGGATCTATGAGGATTTGGAATGGCTGCAGCACCACCTTTTCTCTCAGGAGGACGTGCCCGGGATACAGGGGGTCATA TTTCCTCCTATTCCTGCAAAACCTCAGGTGAATGCATCTGCCAAGGTTATGAAACAGCTTG GTTTCCTTGGTTTGGGAGAGTGGCAGCCGTACTGTAAAGCACTGGAGTCCTTCCTGCGGCAGGTTGCTTCACACAGCGTGCTGAAGAAGAGTAAAGCTGTGGAGATCTTCCTCACCAGTGCAGAT CCTCCAGGTCGACAAAGAGTGAGGAAGAACATTTTCAACCGGCTGAGTCAGGctgtgggagagatgaggaaagaAGGCCACAAG GATGTGGATGAGTTCTTTCAAGCGGCTCGGGACCAGAATCTCATTATAACTGGCTGCACCAAGAGCGCGACAGAG agATTCCTGGATGTGGTGCTAACTgagcaaa AAATAGCAGTGGCCTGTGGGCACTTCTCCGCTGCTCTGCATctctgtgtggaagctggggagGATCCGGACAAACAGGCTTTTTCAAG TATTTGTGTGAAATTATCAGAAGTCTTTGAATCCATTAAG AAAAATATGATGAGCACTGCAGAGAACAATGTGAGCACTCTCGGGCTCGGCCTCGACCTGGAGTCCCGCTACCAGGAGGCAGAGAAG GAAATGCTGTTCAGGAGAACCTGTAAACTGGCAGAGTTGGAGACTGCGAGGAGGAACGCAGAGAAGGCCAAACCCGTGAAGAAGGCTGCT atggaggaggtgaagaaagcaGCAGAGACGGAGTTCAATCACATTTGTGGAGTTGCTAAACAGGAG ATTGCGAGGTATGAAGCGGCCCGTGTGCAGATGCTGCAGCAGGCTCTGGTTCAGTGGTGCGAAAAGCAGCTTCTTACAGCCAGAGAAAGTGCTGACCAGTTCGACCAGTGCCTCCAAGGCTTTAGGGGGATGGCCTAG
- the zgc:152986 gene encoding dnaJ homolog subfamily B member 9, whose protein sequence is MAVQGVYHHLGRIQAFVVLLLCLSAAASSERDRSYYDTLSVEPTTTDGQIKKAFRKLALKYHPDKSKTADAEKTFREIVEAYSVLSNKEKRRLYDSLGHEMYLENQVFTDAEDDTGAQFSFSDSFHDFNGSPFGEEEPQFIWTFHQDWEDENGPFEHPSFEGPAGFHFLFEDMEENEEDDYYYVV, encoded by the exons ATGGCCGTGCAAGGTGTCTACCACCACCTGGGGAGGATTCAAGCCTTCGTGGTCCTGCTGCTCTGTTTATCTGCAGCCGCCTCCTCTGAGAGGGACCGAAGTTACTATGACACCCTCAGTGTGGAGCCGACAACAACCGACGGTCAGATAAAGAAGGCTTTCCGCAAACTGGCGTTAAAGTACCACCCTGATAAGAGCAAGACTGCAGATGCAGAGAAGACGTTCAGAGAGATTGTAGAAG ccTACTCCGTGCTCTCCaacaaggagaagaggagactcTACGACAGCCTGGGCCATGAGATGTATCTGGAGAATCAGGTGTTTACTGACGCTGAGGATGACACCGGTGCACAATTCAGTTTCTCCGACTCCTTCCATGACTTCAATGGTAGTCCCTTTGGGGAGGAGGAGCCCCAGTTCATCTGGACCTTTCATCAGGACTGGGAAGACGAGAATGGTCCATTTGAACATCCCAGCTTTGAGGGACCTGCAGGCTTCCATTTTTTATTCGAGGATATGGAAGAAAATGAGGAGGACGACTACTACTATGTAGTCTGA
- the zc3h10 gene encoding zinc finger CCCH domain-containing protein 10, with amino-acid sequence MPDRDSSYRSGGGGGSLSEEGSGLPGGSGEGRGGSGGSIGGNVSGSGNMGGGGALGNGCGNGAGGGQGAGLVDGVCRDFIRNVCKRGKRCRFRHPDFNEVPDLGVQKNEFVFCHDYQNKECMRANCRFVHGSKEDEDYYKKTGELPLRLRGNVAARLGLSPMDLPHSRGEVPICRDFLTGECQRGNKCKFRHVKKDFEYETSRVGVGGVMGPGASGMVTAGGGIGVGGGVTCGGMQGLVGGGGVSNMMGIGCPSLGGCRDPGISGVGGVGVGGMSGCLSISSAGQRRFDRSSCSLYDPLLENGLFDAGSLEASMDHTALQLKRRRLEGLRLADGSIAGHYELGIQAALPPRPLEYRFLEEENCLLRKRVEELKKQVSNLIATNEVLLDQNAQFRNQAKVMTLSTPAHTEQSLVPPVGSVSSYNHSIAQTHTTLSSAGMQPRPVTQQDLVVSTGASVVPQTNSAQPSAPPPHLNPDITPLSAALVQTIAQGMAPPVSMASVAVSVAPVSVSMSMAQPLPCITMSHATSPMVAYPIVSQSMRINTLPH; translated from the exons ATGCCTGACCGGGACAGCTCCTACCGGTCAGGTGGCGGTGGTGGTAGTCTAAGTGAGGAAGGGTCCGGTCTGCCAGGGGGCTCTGGAGAGGGCAGAGGGGGCTCAGGAGGAAGCATTGGAGGCAACGTCTCTGGTTCTGGGAACATGGGGGGTGGAGGCGCGCTTGGGAACGGTTGTGGGAACGGGGCAGGTGGAGGCCAAGGTGCAGGCCTGGTGGATGGTGTCTGCAGGGACTTCATACGCAATGTCTGCAAGAGGGGGAAACGCTGCCGCTTCAGACACCCAGACTTCAATGAGGTACCAGACCTGGGAGTTCAGAAGAATGAGTTCGTCTTTTGTCATGACTACCAGAATAAGGAGTGTATGCGCGCCAACTGCCGCTTTGTCCACGGATCTAAAGAGGATGAGGACtattacaaaaaaacaggaGAGCTGCCTCTCAGGCTAAGAGGGAACGTTGCAGCACGACTGGGCCTGTCCCCCATGGATCTCCCCCATAGCCGTGGGGAGGTCCCCATCTGCAGGGACTTCCTGACTGGAGAGTGCCAGAGGGGCAACAAATGTAAATTTCGCCATGTCAAAAAAGACTTTGAATATGAGACTTCCAGGGTTGGAGTGGGGGGTGTTATGGGGCCAGGTGCCAGTGGAATGGTGACTGCAGGGGGAGGGATAGGTGTTGGAGGAGGAGTCACCTGTGGAGGAATGCAAGGACttgtgggaggtggaggtgtgagTAACATGATGGGGATAGGATGTCCCAGCTTGGGGGGTTGCAGAGACCCAGGTATCTCAGGAGTTGGGGGAGTAGGTGTAGGCGGGATGAGTGGTTGTCTGTCCATCAGTTCTGCAGGACAGCGGCGGTTTGACAGGAGTTCGTGCTCGCTGTATGATCCTCTGCTTGAGAATGGTCTGTTTGACGCTGGCTCCCTGGAGGCTTCAATGGACCACACTGCTCTTCAGCTGAAGAGGCGCCGGTTGGAGGGGCTGCGCCTGGCAGACGGGAGCATAGCTGGACACTACGAGCTGGGGATCCAAGCCGCCCTGCCGCCACGTCCTCTTGAGTACAGGTTCCTGGAGGAAGAAAACTGCTTGCTGAGGAAGAGAGTGGAAGAGTTAAAGAAGCAG gtttcaAATCTCATCGCCACAAATGAGGTTCTTCTGGACCAGAACGCCCAGTTCCGGAACCAGGCCAAGGTGATGACGCTCTCCACTCCTGCGCACACTGAGCAATCTTTGGTTCCCCCTGTGGGTTCAGTGAGTTCCTACAATCACAGCATTGCTCAGACTCACACCACACTGAGCAGCGCTGGAATGCAGCCTCGACCTGTCACACAGCAGGACCTGGTGGTGTCCACCGGTGCCTCTGTAGTGCCCCAAACCAATTCAGCCCAACCTTCGGCTCCTCCACCCCACCTCAACCCCGACATCACCCCCCTCTCGGCTGCCCTTGTACAGACCATTGCCCAAGGAATGGCACCGCCTGTTTCCATGGCTTCGGTGGCTGTATCTGTGGCACCTGTGTCAGTGTCCATGTCTATGGCGCAGCCTCTGCCCTGCATTACCATGAGTCATGCCACCAGCCCGATGGTGGCGTATCCCATCGTAAGTCAAAGCATGAGGATCAACACTCTCCCTCACTAA